Proteins from one Melospiza melodia melodia isolate bMelMel2 chromosome 18, bMelMel2.pri, whole genome shotgun sequence genomic window:
- the CARD11 gene encoding caspase recruitment domain-containing protein 11 isoform X1 translates to MSTQGAEPEMDDCLETLKDEEEALWENVECNRHMLSRYINPAKLTPYLRQCKVIDEQDEDEVLNSLMLPSKINRAGRLLDILHTKGQRGYVVFLESLEFYYPELYKLVTGKEPTRRFSTIVVEEGHEGLTHFLMNEIIKLQQQVKTKDVQRCELLAKSRQLEDERKQLKLNKIELLTFQERYNKMKEERNNYNDELVKVKDENYNLAMRYAQLSDEKSMAVIRSRDLQLEIDQLKHRLNKVEEECKLERNQSLKLKNDIENRPKKEQVLELERENEMMKTKIQELQSIIQANKRGLPDSDKAILDILEHDRKEALEDRHELVNKIFNLQEEIRHVEDLRDKYLEEKEDLELKCSTLGKDCEMYKHRMNTVMIQLEEVEKERDQAFRSRDEAQTQYSHCLIEKDKYRKQIRELEERNDELRIEVVRKEACIVNLECKLRRLSKDSNFLDQSLPRNLPITVISQAFESSGPKANGQEADDSSTSEDSPEDNKFFLPDQVRLKRRVNLKGIQISPRAKSPVSMNKTSEFQAARAQDEDGAEGSTGRTDTSSSVSISNSISSCEVTKIQTLRNRNDSIMSTTPEPPGNDSIVRRCKEDTPHCSLVEEDNDSFGCDALEMDDDSHDRHSHGAPSVHSSSSSHQSEGLDAYELEHVNSIFRKFSLERPFRPSVTSVGRIRSSCHTVQRVTLNGDSLNSEITLLGGNDKGSFISSVKTGSLAEKAGLREGHQILLLEGCIKGENQSVPLDTCTKEEVHWTIQRCSGPVTLQYKSNHEGYRKLLSELEEGLITSGDSFHIRLNLNISSQLDCCSLSVKCDEIVHILDTMYQGRCEWLCARVDPFTDRDLEMGTIPSYSRAQQLLLVKLQRLMHRGSKDETENSYNTLRALRNTLQPEEPALQSDPKTSPRLSRASFLLGQILQFVSRSENKYKRMNSNERVRIVTGWPSGLALSSSEGKKQLPDKLEDLDSESELDKKLSLIPYSLVRPIHCERRRPVLFTPTMLAKPLVQKLLNSGGALEFNICKPDIVTKEEFSRKQRTETVIFSREKNLNTYECIVPANIEAVAAKNKHCLLEAGISCTKDLIKAKIYPIVLFIRVSEKNIKRFRKLLPKPETEDEFLRMCRLKEKELEALPCLYASVEAEAWSSIEDLIRTIKDRIGEEQRKTIWVDEDQL, encoded by the exons GAGCAGAACCAGAGATGGATGACTGCCTAGAGACCCTGAAAGATGAGGAGGAGGCTTTGTGGGAGAACGTGGAGTGCAACCGGCACATGCTGAGCCGCTACATCAACCCAGCCAAACTGACCCCCTACTTACGGCAGTGCAAAGTCATCGACGAGCAGGATGAGGATGAGGTGCTCAACTCACTCATGCTGCCCTCCAAAATTAACAGAGCAG GCCGGCTGCTGGACATCCTCCACACCAAGGGCCAGAGGGGCTACGTGGTGTTCCTAGAGAGCCTGGAGTTTTACTACCCTGAACTCTACAAACTGGTGACAGGGAAAGAGCCTACACGGAGATTTTCCACTATTGTTG TGGAGGAAGGACATGAAGGCCTTACCCATTTCCTAATGAATGAGATCATCAAGCTCCAGCAGCAGGTGAAGACAAAAGATGTGCAGCGCTGTGAGCTCCTGGCGAAGTCCCGCCAGCTGGAGGATGAGAGAAAGCAGCTAAAGCTGAACAAGATAGAGCTGCTGACCTTCCAGGAGAGATACAACAAGATGAAGGAGGAGAGGAATAACTACAATGATGAGCTGGTCAAGGTGAAAGATGAGAACTACAACCTGGCCATGAGATATGCCCAGCTGAGTGACGAGAAGAGCATGGCTGTGATAAGGAGCCGGGACCTGCAGCTGGAG ATTGACCAGCTGAAGCATCGCTTGAACAAGGTGGAAGAGGAGTGCAAGCTGGAGAGGAACCAGTCCTTGAAGCTGAAAAATGATATTGAAAACCGACCCAAAAAGGAACAGGTtctggagctggagagggaaaaTGAGATGATGAAGACTAAAATCCAGGAGTTACAGTCCATCATTCAG GCTAACAAGAGGGGTTTGCCAGATTCAGACAAAGCCATTTTGGATATCCTGGAACACGACCGTAAGGAGGCACTGGAGGATCGCCATGAGCTGGTCAACAAGATCTTCAATCTCCAAGAGGAGATTCGTCATGTGGAGGACTTGAGAGACAAG TATCTTGAGGAGAAAGAAGATTTGGAGTTAAAGTGCTCAACACTAGGAAAAGACTGTGAGATGTACAAGCACCGCATGAACACTGTGATGATACAGCTGGAAGAGGTGGAAAAGGAACGGGACCAG GCATTCCGCTCGCGTGACGAGGCTCAGACCCAGTACTCCCACTGCCTGATTGAGAAGGACAAGTACAGGAAGCAGATCCGGGAGCTGGAGGAGAGGAACGACGAGCTGCGGATCGAGGTGGTGCGCAAGGAAGCGTGCATCGTCAACCTGGAGTGCAAACTGCGGCGCCTCTCCAAGGACAGCAACTTCCTCGACCAG AGTTTGCCACGGAATCTCCCCATCACCGTTATCTCCCAGGCCTTTGAGAGCTCTGGCCCAAAAGCCAATGGTCAGGAAGCCGATGACTCCTCCACTTCTGAGGACTCTCCAGAAGACAACAAATTCTTCTTGCCTGATCAAGTTCGTCTCAAGAGAAGAGTGAACCTAAAAGGGATCCAG ATAAGTCCAAGAGCTAAATCTCCTGTCAGCATGAACAAAACATCAGAGTTTCAAG CAGCCAGAGCACAGGATGAGGATGGGGCCGAGGGCAGCACCGGCCGCACGGACACGAGCTCCTCTGTGTCCATCAGCAACTCCATCAGCAGCTGTGAAGTCACCAAGATT CAAACCCTGCGGAACCGCAACGACAGCATCATGTCCACCACCCCCGAGCCGCCCGGCAACGACTCCATCGTGCGGCGCTGCAAGGAGGACACCCCTCACTGCAG CCTGGTTGAAGAGGACAATGACAGCTTTGGATGTGATGCTTTGGAGATGGATG ATGACAGTCATGACAGGCATTCACATGGAGCTCCTTCAGTGcactcttcctcttcttctcatCAGTCAGAAGGCCTGGATGCCTATGAGCTCGAGCATGTCAACTCCATATTTAGAAAGTTCTCTCTGGAAAG ACCCTTCCGTCCCTCTGTCACGTCCGTGGGCCGCATCAGGAGCTCGTGTCACACGGTGCAGCGCGTGACGCTCAACGGGGACAGCCTCAACTCAGAGATCACCCTGCTGGGGGGCAATGACAAAGGCAGCTTCATCAGCTCTGTCAAGACAGGCTCCCTGGCAGAGAAAGCTGGCCTTCGGGAGGGACACCAGATCCTCCTG TTGGAGGGCTGCATTAAAGGGGAAAATCAAAGTGTTCCTTTGGATACTTGCACAAAGGAAGAAGTTCACTGGACAATTCAGAGGTGCAGTGGTCCAGTAACACTCCAGTATAAATCAAATCATGAAG ggtACCGCAAGCTGCTGTCGGAGCTGGAGGAGGGGCTCATCACCTCGGGGGACTCGTTCCACATCCGCCTCAACCTGAACATCTCCAGCCAGCTGGACTGCTGCTCCCTGTCGGTGAAATGTGATGAGATTGTCCACATTCTGGACACCATGTACCAGGGCAGGTGTGagtggctgtgtgccagggtggaTCCCTTCACTGACAGGGACCTGGAGATGGGGACCATTCCCAGCTACAGCAG AGCCCAGCAACTCCTTTTGGTGAAGCTGCAGCGGTTGATGCACAGAGGAAGCAAAGATGAGACAGAAAACTCCTACAACACCCTACGGGCCCTGCGG AATACATTGCAGCCAGAGGAGCCTGCCCTGCAGAgcgaccccaaaaccagccctcgCCTATCCAGAGCAAGCTTTCTTTTGGGCCAGATTTTACAG TTTGTCAGTAGGTCTGAGAACAAATACAAACGAATGAACAGCAACGAGCGGGTCCGCATCGTCACAGGCTGGCCCTCAGGCCTGGCACTGAGCTCATCCGAAGGGAAGAAGCAGCTGCCTGATAAACTGGAAG ATTTGGATTCAGAGAGTGAACTGGACAAGAAGCTCAGTCTGATCCCTTACAGCTTGGTGAGACCCATCCACTGCGAGCGCAGGCGCCCCGTGCTCTTCACCCCCACCATGCTGGCCAAGCCCTTGGTGCAGAAGCTTCTCAACTCTGGAGGTGCCCTGGAATTCAACATATGCAAGCCAG ATATTGTAACAAAGGAAGAGTTCTCAAGGAAGCAAAGGACAGAGACTGTCATCTTCAGCAGAGAAAAGAATCTGAACACATATGAATGCATTGTACCTGCCAACATCGAGGCTGTTGCTGCCAAG AACAAGCATTGTCTCCTGGAAGCTGGAATAAGCTGCACGAAGGATTTAATCAAAGCCAAGATATATCCTATTGTTCTCTTTATAAGAGTCTCAGAGAAAAATATCAAGAGGTTCAG GAAACTGCTGCCAAAGCCAGAGACTGAGGATGAGTTTTTACGGATGTGCCGCCTGAAGGAGAAGGAACTGGAGGCACTGCCCTGCCTTTATgcctctgtggaggcagaggcTTGGAGCAGCATTGAGGATCTCATCCGGACAATAAAGGACAGGATCGGGGAGGAGCAGCGGAAAACCATCTGGGTGGATGAGGATCAGCTATGA
- the CARD11 gene encoding caspase recruitment domain-containing protein 11 isoform X2, whose product MDDCLETLKDEEEALWENVECNRHMLSRYINPAKLTPYLRQCKVIDEQDEDEVLNSLMLPSKINRAGRLLDILHTKGQRGYVVFLESLEFYYPELYKLVTGKEPTRRFSTIVVEEGHEGLTHFLMNEIIKLQQQVKTKDVQRCELLAKSRQLEDERKQLKLNKIELLTFQERYNKMKEERNNYNDELVKVKDENYNLAMRYAQLSDEKSMAVIRSRDLQLEIDQLKHRLNKVEEECKLERNQSLKLKNDIENRPKKEQVLELERENEMMKTKIQELQSIIQANKRGLPDSDKAILDILEHDRKEALEDRHELVNKIFNLQEEIRHVEDLRDKYLEEKEDLELKCSTLGKDCEMYKHRMNTVMIQLEEVEKERDQAFRSRDEAQTQYSHCLIEKDKYRKQIRELEERNDELRIEVVRKEACIVNLECKLRRLSKDSNFLDQSLPRNLPITVISQAFESSGPKANGQEADDSSTSEDSPEDNKFFLPDQVRLKRRVNLKGIQISPRAKSPVSMNKTSEFQAARAQDEDGAEGSTGRTDTSSSVSISNSISSCEVTKIQTLRNRNDSIMSTTPEPPGNDSIVRRCKEDTPHCSLVEEDNDSFGCDALEMDDDSHDRHSHGAPSVHSSSSSHQSEGLDAYELEHVNSIFRKFSLERPFRPSVTSVGRIRSSCHTVQRVTLNGDSLNSEITLLGGNDKGSFISSVKTGSLAEKAGLREGHQILLLEGCIKGENQSVPLDTCTKEEVHWTIQRCSGPVTLQYKSNHEGYRKLLSELEEGLITSGDSFHIRLNLNISSQLDCCSLSVKCDEIVHILDTMYQGRCEWLCARVDPFTDRDLEMGTIPSYSRAQQLLLVKLQRLMHRGSKDETENSYNTLRALRNTLQPEEPALQSDPKTSPRLSRASFLLGQILQFVSRSENKYKRMNSNERVRIVTGWPSGLALSSSEGKKQLPDKLEDLDSESELDKKLSLIPYSLVRPIHCERRRPVLFTPTMLAKPLVQKLLNSGGALEFNICKPDIVTKEEFSRKQRTETVIFSREKNLNTYECIVPANIEAVAAKNKHCLLEAGISCTKDLIKAKIYPIVLFIRVSEKNIKRFRKLLPKPETEDEFLRMCRLKEKELEALPCLYASVEAEAWSSIEDLIRTIKDRIGEEQRKTIWVDEDQL is encoded by the exons ATGGATGACTGCCTAGAGACCCTGAAAGATGAGGAGGAGGCTTTGTGGGAGAACGTGGAGTGCAACCGGCACATGCTGAGCCGCTACATCAACCCAGCCAAACTGACCCCCTACTTACGGCAGTGCAAAGTCATCGACGAGCAGGATGAGGATGAGGTGCTCAACTCACTCATGCTGCCCTCCAAAATTAACAGAGCAG GCCGGCTGCTGGACATCCTCCACACCAAGGGCCAGAGGGGCTACGTGGTGTTCCTAGAGAGCCTGGAGTTTTACTACCCTGAACTCTACAAACTGGTGACAGGGAAAGAGCCTACACGGAGATTTTCCACTATTGTTG TGGAGGAAGGACATGAAGGCCTTACCCATTTCCTAATGAATGAGATCATCAAGCTCCAGCAGCAGGTGAAGACAAAAGATGTGCAGCGCTGTGAGCTCCTGGCGAAGTCCCGCCAGCTGGAGGATGAGAGAAAGCAGCTAAAGCTGAACAAGATAGAGCTGCTGACCTTCCAGGAGAGATACAACAAGATGAAGGAGGAGAGGAATAACTACAATGATGAGCTGGTCAAGGTGAAAGATGAGAACTACAACCTGGCCATGAGATATGCCCAGCTGAGTGACGAGAAGAGCATGGCTGTGATAAGGAGCCGGGACCTGCAGCTGGAG ATTGACCAGCTGAAGCATCGCTTGAACAAGGTGGAAGAGGAGTGCAAGCTGGAGAGGAACCAGTCCTTGAAGCTGAAAAATGATATTGAAAACCGACCCAAAAAGGAACAGGTtctggagctggagagggaaaaTGAGATGATGAAGACTAAAATCCAGGAGTTACAGTCCATCATTCAG GCTAACAAGAGGGGTTTGCCAGATTCAGACAAAGCCATTTTGGATATCCTGGAACACGACCGTAAGGAGGCACTGGAGGATCGCCATGAGCTGGTCAACAAGATCTTCAATCTCCAAGAGGAGATTCGTCATGTGGAGGACTTGAGAGACAAG TATCTTGAGGAGAAAGAAGATTTGGAGTTAAAGTGCTCAACACTAGGAAAAGACTGTGAGATGTACAAGCACCGCATGAACACTGTGATGATACAGCTGGAAGAGGTGGAAAAGGAACGGGACCAG GCATTCCGCTCGCGTGACGAGGCTCAGACCCAGTACTCCCACTGCCTGATTGAGAAGGACAAGTACAGGAAGCAGATCCGGGAGCTGGAGGAGAGGAACGACGAGCTGCGGATCGAGGTGGTGCGCAAGGAAGCGTGCATCGTCAACCTGGAGTGCAAACTGCGGCGCCTCTCCAAGGACAGCAACTTCCTCGACCAG AGTTTGCCACGGAATCTCCCCATCACCGTTATCTCCCAGGCCTTTGAGAGCTCTGGCCCAAAAGCCAATGGTCAGGAAGCCGATGACTCCTCCACTTCTGAGGACTCTCCAGAAGACAACAAATTCTTCTTGCCTGATCAAGTTCGTCTCAAGAGAAGAGTGAACCTAAAAGGGATCCAG ATAAGTCCAAGAGCTAAATCTCCTGTCAGCATGAACAAAACATCAGAGTTTCAAG CAGCCAGAGCACAGGATGAGGATGGGGCCGAGGGCAGCACCGGCCGCACGGACACGAGCTCCTCTGTGTCCATCAGCAACTCCATCAGCAGCTGTGAAGTCACCAAGATT CAAACCCTGCGGAACCGCAACGACAGCATCATGTCCACCACCCCCGAGCCGCCCGGCAACGACTCCATCGTGCGGCGCTGCAAGGAGGACACCCCTCACTGCAG CCTGGTTGAAGAGGACAATGACAGCTTTGGATGTGATGCTTTGGAGATGGATG ATGACAGTCATGACAGGCATTCACATGGAGCTCCTTCAGTGcactcttcctcttcttctcatCAGTCAGAAGGCCTGGATGCCTATGAGCTCGAGCATGTCAACTCCATATTTAGAAAGTTCTCTCTGGAAAG ACCCTTCCGTCCCTCTGTCACGTCCGTGGGCCGCATCAGGAGCTCGTGTCACACGGTGCAGCGCGTGACGCTCAACGGGGACAGCCTCAACTCAGAGATCACCCTGCTGGGGGGCAATGACAAAGGCAGCTTCATCAGCTCTGTCAAGACAGGCTCCCTGGCAGAGAAAGCTGGCCTTCGGGAGGGACACCAGATCCTCCTG TTGGAGGGCTGCATTAAAGGGGAAAATCAAAGTGTTCCTTTGGATACTTGCACAAAGGAAGAAGTTCACTGGACAATTCAGAGGTGCAGTGGTCCAGTAACACTCCAGTATAAATCAAATCATGAAG ggtACCGCAAGCTGCTGTCGGAGCTGGAGGAGGGGCTCATCACCTCGGGGGACTCGTTCCACATCCGCCTCAACCTGAACATCTCCAGCCAGCTGGACTGCTGCTCCCTGTCGGTGAAATGTGATGAGATTGTCCACATTCTGGACACCATGTACCAGGGCAGGTGTGagtggctgtgtgccagggtggaTCCCTTCACTGACAGGGACCTGGAGATGGGGACCATTCCCAGCTACAGCAG AGCCCAGCAACTCCTTTTGGTGAAGCTGCAGCGGTTGATGCACAGAGGAAGCAAAGATGAGACAGAAAACTCCTACAACACCCTACGGGCCCTGCGG AATACATTGCAGCCAGAGGAGCCTGCCCTGCAGAgcgaccccaaaaccagccctcgCCTATCCAGAGCAAGCTTTCTTTTGGGCCAGATTTTACAG TTTGTCAGTAGGTCTGAGAACAAATACAAACGAATGAACAGCAACGAGCGGGTCCGCATCGTCACAGGCTGGCCCTCAGGCCTGGCACTGAGCTCATCCGAAGGGAAGAAGCAGCTGCCTGATAAACTGGAAG ATTTGGATTCAGAGAGTGAACTGGACAAGAAGCTCAGTCTGATCCCTTACAGCTTGGTGAGACCCATCCACTGCGAGCGCAGGCGCCCCGTGCTCTTCACCCCCACCATGCTGGCCAAGCCCTTGGTGCAGAAGCTTCTCAACTCTGGAGGTGCCCTGGAATTCAACATATGCAAGCCAG ATATTGTAACAAAGGAAGAGTTCTCAAGGAAGCAAAGGACAGAGACTGTCATCTTCAGCAGAGAAAAGAATCTGAACACATATGAATGCATTGTACCTGCCAACATCGAGGCTGTTGCTGCCAAG AACAAGCATTGTCTCCTGGAAGCTGGAATAAGCTGCACGAAGGATTTAATCAAAGCCAAGATATATCCTATTGTTCTCTTTATAAGAGTCTCAGAGAAAAATATCAAGAGGTTCAG GAAACTGCTGCCAAAGCCAGAGACTGAGGATGAGTTTTTACGGATGTGCCGCCTGAAGGAGAAGGAACTGGAGGCACTGCCCTGCCTTTATgcctctgtggaggcagaggcTTGGAGCAGCATTGAGGATCTCATCCGGACAATAAAGGACAGGATCGGGGAGGAGCAGCGGAAAACCATCTGGGTGGATGAGGATCAGCTATGA